The Impatiens glandulifera chromosome 8, dImpGla2.1, whole genome shotgun sequence genome includes a window with the following:
- the LOC124911204 gene encoding translocase of chloroplast 90, chloroplastic isoform X2, with the protein MINLVIQYSGRMMGIKGWMLSQLISNSIVSSRPLLNSDSVSNGERSDDEIGEQDVDSSLSSVPGQESSRHCHSVECSNQPCFNADENNVNPLGKIDNLRIKFFRILQQLGQSPDNIVVAKVLYRIHLASLIRAGESDLKGATLTTEGARNLAMKQQATGIPKLDFSFRVLLLGKTGSGKSATINSVLEQIKATTNAFRPATDRVQEIHGTTNGIKISFIDTPGLLPSSATTFRKNRKILYSIKRFIKRSPPDIVLYCERLDSLNMGFSDFPLLKLITDVFGSGIWFNTILVMTHSASLLPEGPNGYPVTFESHITNCSELMQQFIHQAVSDSKIENPVLLVENHPGLRILPNGQIWRSQFLLLCVCTKILSDVNSILQFGDSIELGLGSSQSRLPSLPHLLSSFLRKHSISDSYAANINSEDISSSDSDEEYDQLPPIRILSKSQFEKLTKSQKKDYLDELDYREVLFMKKQLKEERRMRENRNPEENLDTPEAVPLPDMAVSPSFDSDCSVHRYRYLVTGDQWLARPVLDPHGWDHDVGFDGINLETSVDLKNNIVLSVAGQMNKDKRDFNIQSECAAVYVDPTRGHSYSLGLDLQSAVKDLMCTVNSNAKLKLLKHNTTEFGVSVTSFGDKQFLGVKVEDSISVGKNMNLLINAGRMGGCGQVAYGGNLEATIRGRDYPVRDEKVSLTMSILSFSKEMVLGGGVESNLRVSRGTKLSISANLNSRKMGQVCLKTSSSDHVEIAFIAILSIFRALLRRRHADESSSALRKVG; encoded by the exons ATGATTAATTTGGTGATTCAATATTCAGGAAGAATGATGGGAATTAAAGGATGGATGCTTTCCCAGCTAATATCTAATTCGATTGTCTCATCTAGACCTTTGTTGAATAGCGATAGTGTTTCTAATGGTGAACGTTCAGACGATGAAATTGGTGAACAAG ATGTTGATTCATCCCTGTCTTCAGTTCCTGGCCAGGAGAGTTCACGTCATTGCCATTCGGTGGAATGTTCAAATCAGCCTTGTTTCAATGCTGATGAAAACAATGTGAATCCACTGGGGAAGATAGACAATCTTCGGATTAAATTTTTCCGTATTCTCCAGCAACTTGGACAATCTCCCGACAATATAGTGGTGGCAAAAGTCTTGTATCGTATTCACCTTGCATCTTTGATCCGTGCTGGAGAATCAGATCTAAAGGGAGCAACTCTCACAACTGAAGGTGCTAGAAACCTAGCCATGAAACAACAAGCAACGGGTATTCCCAAGCTGGATTTCTCATTCAGAGTTCTTCTACTGGGTAAAACAGGATCGGGTAAAAGCGCAACCATAAACTCCGTACTCGAACAGATCAAAGCTACTACTAACGCATTCCGGCCTGCTACTGATCGAGTTCAAGAGATTCATGGAACTACCAACGGAATTAAAATATCCTTTATCGATACCCCTGGTTTATTACCTTCGTCCGCAACTACTTTCAGAAAAAATAGGAAAATCTTGTACAGTATAAAGAGATTCATCAAAAGATCCCCTCCTGACATTGTCTTGTACTGTGAACGTCTTGACTCGTTAAACATGGGATTCAGTGATTTTCCCTTGTTAAAACTTATTACAGACGTCTTCGGTTCTGGGATTTGGTTCAACACCATTCTAGTCATGACTCATTCAGCCTCACTTCTTCCTGAAGGCCCCAATGGGTATCCAGTTACCTTTGAATCTCATATTACAAATTGCAGCGAATTGATGCAGCAATTTATTCATCAAGCAGTTTCCGATTCAAAAATTGAGAATCCTGTCCTTCTAGTTGAGAATCACCCCGGTCTGAGAATTCTTCCAAATGGACAGATCTGGAGATCTCAGTTCTTGTTATTATGTGTTTGTACGAAAATACTGAGCGATGTGAACAGTATCCTTCAGTTTGGGGATAGTATTGAACTTGGCTTAGGCTCCTCACAGTCACGACTGCCTTCACTTCCCCACCTTCTCTCATCCTTCCTACGAAAACATTCCATATCCGATTCCTATGCAGCTAATATAAATTCTGAAGACATCTCTTCCTCAGATTCCGATGAAGAATACGATCAACTCCCACCTATTCGGATCCTGTCGAAATCCCAGTTTGAGAAACTGACCAAATCACAGAAAAAAGACTATCTCGATGAGCTGGATTACAGGGAGGTCCTCTTCATGAAGAAGCAATTGAAAGAAGAACGTAGGATGCGGGAAAACAGGAATCCTGAAGAGAATTTGGATACCCCAGAAGCAGTTCCATTACCAGATATGGCGGTTTCTCCAAGTTTCGATTCTGATTGCTCTGTTCATCGATATCGTTACCTTGTAACAGGCGACCAGTGGCTAGCAAGACCTGTTCTCGATCCTCATGGATGGGATCACGATGTGGGATTTGATGGGATAAATTTGGAAACATCCGTCGACTTAAAGAATAATATAGTTTTATCGGTTGCTGGACAAATGAACAAGGACAAAAGGGATTTCAACATTCAGTCAGAATGTGCTGCAGTCTATGTCGATCCTACTAGAGGACATTCGTACAGCCTCGGGCTTGATTTACAATCTGCTGTTAAAGATTTGATGTGTACAGTTAACAGCAATGCAAAGTTAAAATTGCTAAAACACAATACGACAGAGTTTGGGGTTTCGGTTACATCTTTTGGCGATAAACAGTTTTTGGGTGTAAAAGTAGAAGACAGTATTTCTGTAGGGAAGAACATGAATTTGTTAATAAACGCGGGTCGAATGGGAGGTTGTGGACAAGTTGCATATGGTGGGAATCTGGAAGCTACTATAAGGGGTAGAGATTATCCTGTTAGAGATGAGAAGGTTAGCCTGACAATGTCCATTTTATCGTTTAGCAAAGAAATGGTTTTAGGTGGAGGGGTTGAGTCGAACTTACGTGTAAGCCGAGGCACTAAATTGTCAATTAGTGCCAACTTGAATAGTCGAAAGATGGGTCAGGTTTGTTTAAAGACTAGTAGCTCTGACCATGTTGAGATAGCGTTTATTGCAATCTTATCGATCTTTCGGGCTTTGCTAAGAAGAAGACATGCAGATGAGTCCAGCTCAGCCCTACGGAAAGTTGGATAA
- the LOC124911204 gene encoding translocase of chloroplast 90, chloroplastic isoform X3, with amino-acid sequence MMGIKGWMLSQLISNSIVSSRPLLNSDSVSNGERSDDEIGEQGVADVDSSLSSVPGQESSRHCHSVECSNQPCFNADENNVNPLGKIDNLRIKFFRILQQLGQSPDNIVVAKVLYRIHLASLIRAGESDLKGATLTTEGARNLAMKQQATGIPKLDFSFRVLLLGKTGSGKSATINSVLEQIKATTNAFRPATDRVQEIHGTTNGIKISFIDTPGLLPSSATTFRKNRKILYSIKRFIKRSPPDIVLYCERLDSLNMGFSDFPLLKLITDVFGSGIWFNTILVMTHSASLLPEGPNGYPVTFESHITNCSELMQQFIHQAVSDSKIENPVLLVENHPGLRILPNGQIWRSQFLLLCVCTKILSDVNSILQFGDSIELGLGSSQSRLPSLPHLLSSFLRKHSISDSYAANINSEDISSSDSDEEYDQLPPIRILSKSQFEKLTKSQKKDYLDELDYREVLFMKKQLKEERRMRENRNPEENLDTPEAVPLPDMAVSPSFDSDCSVHRYRYLVTGDQWLARPVLDPHGWDHDVGFDGINLETSVDLKNNIVLSVAGQMNKDKRDFNIQSECAAVYVDPTRGHSYSLGLDLQSAVKDLMCTVNSNAKLKLLKHNTTEFGVSVTSFGDKQFLGVKVEDSISVGKNMNLLINAGRMGGCGQVAYGGNLEATIRGRDYPVRDEKVSLTMSILSFSKEMVLGGGVESNLRVSRGTKLSISANLNSRKMGQVCLKTSSSDHVEIAFIAILSIFRALLRRRHADESSSALRKVG; translated from the exons ATGATGGGAATTAAAGGATGGATGCTTTCCCAGCTAATATCTAATTCGATTGTCTCATCTAGACCTTTGTTGAATAGCGATAGTGTTTCTAATGGTGAACGTTCAGACGATGAAATTGGTGAACAAG GGGTTGCAGATGTTGATTCATCCCTGTCTTCAGTTCCTGGCCAGGAGAGTTCACGTCATTGCCATTCGGTGGAATGTTCAAATCAGCCTTGTTTCAATGCTGATGAAAACAATGTGAATCCACTGGGGAAGATAGACAATCTTCGGATTAAATTTTTCCGTATTCTCCAGCAACTTGGACAATCTCCCGACAATATAGTGGTGGCAAAAGTCTTGTATCGTATTCACCTTGCATCTTTGATCCGTGCTGGAGAATCAGATCTAAAGGGAGCAACTCTCACAACTGAAGGTGCTAGAAACCTAGCCATGAAACAACAAGCAACGGGTATTCCCAAGCTGGATTTCTCATTCAGAGTTCTTCTACTGGGTAAAACAGGATCGGGTAAAAGCGCAACCATAAACTCCGTACTCGAACAGATCAAAGCTACTACTAACGCATTCCGGCCTGCTACTGATCGAGTTCAAGAGATTCATGGAACTACCAACGGAATTAAAATATCCTTTATCGATACCCCTGGTTTATTACCTTCGTCCGCAACTACTTTCAGAAAAAATAGGAAAATCTTGTACAGTATAAAGAGATTCATCAAAAGATCCCCTCCTGACATTGTCTTGTACTGTGAACGTCTTGACTCGTTAAACATGGGATTCAGTGATTTTCCCTTGTTAAAACTTATTACAGACGTCTTCGGTTCTGGGATTTGGTTCAACACCATTCTAGTCATGACTCATTCAGCCTCACTTCTTCCTGAAGGCCCCAATGGGTATCCAGTTACCTTTGAATCTCATATTACAAATTGCAGCGAATTGATGCAGCAATTTATTCATCAAGCAGTTTCCGATTCAAAAATTGAGAATCCTGTCCTTCTAGTTGAGAATCACCCCGGTCTGAGAATTCTTCCAAATGGACAGATCTGGAGATCTCAGTTCTTGTTATTATGTGTTTGTACGAAAATACTGAGCGATGTGAACAGTATCCTTCAGTTTGGGGATAGTATTGAACTTGGCTTAGGCTCCTCACAGTCACGACTGCCTTCACTTCCCCACCTTCTCTCATCCTTCCTACGAAAACATTCCATATCCGATTCCTATGCAGCTAATATAAATTCTGAAGACATCTCTTCCTCAGATTCCGATGAAGAATACGATCAACTCCCACCTATTCGGATCCTGTCGAAATCCCAGTTTGAGAAACTGACCAAATCACAGAAAAAAGACTATCTCGATGAGCTGGATTACAGGGAGGTCCTCTTCATGAAGAAGCAATTGAAAGAAGAACGTAGGATGCGGGAAAACAGGAATCCTGAAGAGAATTTGGATACCCCAGAAGCAGTTCCATTACCAGATATGGCGGTTTCTCCAAGTTTCGATTCTGATTGCTCTGTTCATCGATATCGTTACCTTGTAACAGGCGACCAGTGGCTAGCAAGACCTGTTCTCGATCCTCATGGATGGGATCACGATGTGGGATTTGATGGGATAAATTTGGAAACATCCGTCGACTTAAAGAATAATATAGTTTTATCGGTTGCTGGACAAATGAACAAGGACAAAAGGGATTTCAACATTCAGTCAGAATGTGCTGCAGTCTATGTCGATCCTACTAGAGGACATTCGTACAGCCTCGGGCTTGATTTACAATCTGCTGTTAAAGATTTGATGTGTACAGTTAACAGCAATGCAAAGTTAAAATTGCTAAAACACAATACGACAGAGTTTGGGGTTTCGGTTACATCTTTTGGCGATAAACAGTTTTTGGGTGTAAAAGTAGAAGACAGTATTTCTGTAGGGAAGAACATGAATTTGTTAATAAACGCGGGTCGAATGGGAGGTTGTGGACAAGTTGCATATGGTGGGAATCTGGAAGCTACTATAAGGGGTAGAGATTATCCTGTTAGAGATGAGAAGGTTAGCCTGACAATGTCCATTTTATCGTTTAGCAAAGAAATGGTTTTAGGTGGAGGGGTTGAGTCGAACTTACGTGTAAGCCGAGGCACTAAATTGTCAATTAGTGCCAACTTGAATAGTCGAAAGATGGGTCAGGTTTGTTTAAAGACTAGTAGCTCTGACCATGTTGAGATAGCGTTTATTGCAATCTTATCGATCTTTCGGGCTTTGCTAAGAAGAAGACATGCAGATGAGTCCAGCTCAGCCCTACGGAAAGTTGGATAA
- the LOC124911528 gene encoding putative chloride channel-like protein CLC-g has protein sequence MNEDTGEDNVTVPLLPHSLRRSASNTTSQVAIVGSNLCPIESLDYELLENDVFKQDWRSRGKIQIFQYLCMKWMLCFWIGLIVGLIGFTNNLAVENLAGIKFVITSNMMLAQKYWTAAIVFTASNFALALFAALITAFISPEAAGSGIPEVKAYLNGVDAPGIYSVRTLFVKVVGSICAVSSSLVIGKAGPLVHTGACVAALLGQGGSKKYRLTCGWLRYFKNDRDRRDLVTCGSAAGIAAAFRAPVGGVLFALEEMASWWRSALLWRSFFTAAVVAIVLRALIDYCYLGKCGLFGTGGLIMFDVSSTNISYHLRDVVPALVLGVIGGILGALYNCLQEKILRVYALINEKGTVYKIILTCSISLITSCILFGLPWLAPCQPCPADASEACPTIGRSGNYKKFQCPPGHYNDLASLIFNTNDDAIRNLFSKNTDDEFHLLSICAFFLSCFFLSMISYGIVAPAGLFVPVIVTGASYGRLIGMLIGSGSTLNHGLFAVLGSAAFLGGTMRTTVSLCVILLELTNNLLLLPLIMLVLLISKTVADAFNGNIYDLIMKLKGLPYLEAHAEPYMRHLTVGDVVTGPLQMFNVTEKVGNIVHVLRTTRHHGFPVIDKNERSQSTVLFGLVLRDHLVTLLKKKKFLAGPETGREDVNMGALNMFSGGEFAKKGMGHGDKIEDVELSEEEMEMFMDLHPFTNTSPYTVVDTMSLAKALILFRQVGLRHLLVIPRICSISPVVGVLTRHDFMPQHVLGLHPSLVRNRWKRPRIRFPTWFKTS, from the exons ATGAATGAAGATACAGGAGAAGATAATGTTACTGTTCCTCTTCTCCCTCATTCTCTCCGACGATCCGCCTCTAATACGACCTCTCAAGTCGCTATCGTCGGCTCCAATCTCTGCCCTATCGAAAGCCTAGACTACGA ACTATTAGAGAACGACGTTTTCAAACAAGACTGGAGAAGCAGAGGAAAGATTCAGATATTTCAGTATTTATGCATGAAATGGATGCTTTGTTTCTGGATTGGACTTATCGTAGGCTTAATTGGATTCACAAACAATCTCGCAGTTGAGAACTTGGCTGGCATAAAGTTTGTTATCACCTCAAATATGATGTTGGCTCAAAA GTATTGGACTGCTGCTATTGTTTTTACTGCTTCGAATTTTGCACTGGCTTTGTTTGCTGCTTTAATAACCGCTTTCATATCGCCTGAGGCCGCCGGTTCAGGCATTCCGGAAGTGAAAGCTTACTTGAATGGTGTTGATGCTCCCGGAATATACTCTGTTCGGACCTTGTTTGTTAAG GTTGTTGGGAGCATATGTGCTGTGTCATCATCTCTTGTCATTGGAAAGGCAGGCCCTTTGGTACACACTGGAGCATGTGTTGCAGCATTATTGGGTCAAGGTGGATCCAAGAAATATAGATTGACTTGCGGCTGGTTGCGATACTTCAAGAATGACAGAGACCGTCGCGATCTTGTTACTTGTGGATCAGCCGCTGGAATAGCTGCTGCTTTCCGTGCTCCAGTTGGTGGTGTTCTGTTCGCTCTTGAAGAAATGGCATCTTG GTGGAGAAGTGCTCTTCTATGGAGATCTTTTTTCACGGCTGCTGTGGTTGCAATTGTGCTTAGAGCCCTTATTGACTATTGCTATTTGGGAAAATGTGGGCTGTTTGGAACTGGGggtttgatcatgtttgatgtCAGTTCAACTAACATTTCATATCATTTGAGGGATGTGGTTCCTGCCCTTGTCCTGGGAGTGATTGGTGGTATATTGGGAGCTTTATACAACTGTCTTCAAGAAAAGATTCTACGTGTTTATGCTCTAATTAACGA GAAGGGTACCGTCTACAAAATCATTCTCACATGTTCGATATCCCTCATCACATCATGCATTCTCTTCGGCCTACCCTGGTTAGCCCCCTGCCAACCTTGTCCAGCTGACGCTTCGGAAGCTTGTCCAACAATTGGCCGATCCGGAAACTACAAAAAATTCCAATGCCCTCCCGGCCATTACAATGATCTCGCCAGCCTAATCTTCAACACAAACGATGACGCAATCCGAAACCTATTCAGCAAAAACACTGACGACGAATTCCACTTACTATCCATCTGCGCCTTCTTCCTCAGCTGCTTCTTCCTCAGCATGATAAGTTACGGAATCGTAGCCCCCGCCGGTCTCTTCGTTCCCGTCATAGTAACGGGTGCATCCTATGGCCGACTTATTGGAATGTTAATAGGCTCCGGTTCGACTCTCAACCATGGTCTTTTCGCAGTCCTCGGTTCTGCAGCCTTTCTAGGAGGAACTATGAGAACCACAGTTTCCTTGTGTGTGATTCTTCTCGAGTTAACGAATAACCTTCTACTCCTACCGTTAATAATGCTGGTTCTTCTCATCTCTAAGACAGTCGCGGACGCTTTCAACGGAAATATCTACGACTTAATCATGAAGCTGAAGGGCTTACCGTATCTAGAAGCTCATGCAGAGCCTTACATGAGACATCTTACAGTCGGAGATGTTGTGACCGGTCCTCTTCAGATGTTTAATGTAACAGAAAAGGTCGGTAACATAGTACATGTGTTGAGGACGACTAGACATCACGGTTTTCCTGTCATAGATAAGAATGAACGATCACAATCGACGGTTTTGTTCGGTTTAGTGCTAAGGGATCATCTTGTTACGTTGCTGAAGAAGAAAAAGTTTTTGGCTGGACCTGAAACCGGGAGGGAGGATGTGAATATGGGCGCGTTGAACATGTTTTCGGGTGGGGAATTTGCGAAGAAGGGTATGGGACATGGGGATAAGATCGAGGATGTCGAGTTGAGTGAAGAAGAAATGGAGATGTTTATGGACTTGCATCCGTTTACTAATACGTCCCCTTATACTGTTGTGGATACAATGTCGTTGGCTAAGGCTCTCATACTTTTTCGACAAGTTGGTTTAAGGCATTTACTCGTCATACCCAGGATTTGCAGT ATATCGCCAGTAGTAGGTGTTTTGACAAGGCATGATTTTATGCCCCAACATGTATTGGGTTTGCACCCTTCTTTGGTAAGAAACAGGTGGAAGAGACCCAGAATCCGTTTTCCTACTTGGTTCAAAACCTCTTGA
- the LOC124911204 gene encoding translocase of chloroplast 90, chloroplastic isoform X1, with amino-acid sequence MINLVIQYSGRMMGIKGWMLSQLISNSIVSSRPLLNSDSVSNGERSDDEIGEQGVADVDSSLSSVPGQESSRHCHSVECSNQPCFNADENNVNPLGKIDNLRIKFFRILQQLGQSPDNIVVAKVLYRIHLASLIRAGESDLKGATLTTEGARNLAMKQQATGIPKLDFSFRVLLLGKTGSGKSATINSVLEQIKATTNAFRPATDRVQEIHGTTNGIKISFIDTPGLLPSSATTFRKNRKILYSIKRFIKRSPPDIVLYCERLDSLNMGFSDFPLLKLITDVFGSGIWFNTILVMTHSASLLPEGPNGYPVTFESHITNCSELMQQFIHQAVSDSKIENPVLLVENHPGLRILPNGQIWRSQFLLLCVCTKILSDVNSILQFGDSIELGLGSSQSRLPSLPHLLSSFLRKHSISDSYAANINSEDISSSDSDEEYDQLPPIRILSKSQFEKLTKSQKKDYLDELDYREVLFMKKQLKEERRMRENRNPEENLDTPEAVPLPDMAVSPSFDSDCSVHRYRYLVTGDQWLARPVLDPHGWDHDVGFDGINLETSVDLKNNIVLSVAGQMNKDKRDFNIQSECAAVYVDPTRGHSYSLGLDLQSAVKDLMCTVNSNAKLKLLKHNTTEFGVSVTSFGDKQFLGVKVEDSISVGKNMNLLINAGRMGGCGQVAYGGNLEATIRGRDYPVRDEKVSLTMSILSFSKEMVLGGGVESNLRVSRGTKLSISANLNSRKMGQVCLKTSSSDHVEIAFIAILSIFRALLRRRHADESSSALRKVG; translated from the exons ATGATTAATTTGGTGATTCAATATTCAGGAAGAATGATGGGAATTAAAGGATGGATGCTTTCCCAGCTAATATCTAATTCGATTGTCTCATCTAGACCTTTGTTGAATAGCGATAGTGTTTCTAATGGTGAACGTTCAGACGATGAAATTGGTGAACAAG GGGTTGCAGATGTTGATTCATCCCTGTCTTCAGTTCCTGGCCAGGAGAGTTCACGTCATTGCCATTCGGTGGAATGTTCAAATCAGCCTTGTTTCAATGCTGATGAAAACAATGTGAATCCACTGGGGAAGATAGACAATCTTCGGATTAAATTTTTCCGTATTCTCCAGCAACTTGGACAATCTCCCGACAATATAGTGGTGGCAAAAGTCTTGTATCGTATTCACCTTGCATCTTTGATCCGTGCTGGAGAATCAGATCTAAAGGGAGCAACTCTCACAACTGAAGGTGCTAGAAACCTAGCCATGAAACAACAAGCAACGGGTATTCCCAAGCTGGATTTCTCATTCAGAGTTCTTCTACTGGGTAAAACAGGATCGGGTAAAAGCGCAACCATAAACTCCGTACTCGAACAGATCAAAGCTACTACTAACGCATTCCGGCCTGCTACTGATCGAGTTCAAGAGATTCATGGAACTACCAACGGAATTAAAATATCCTTTATCGATACCCCTGGTTTATTACCTTCGTCCGCAACTACTTTCAGAAAAAATAGGAAAATCTTGTACAGTATAAAGAGATTCATCAAAAGATCCCCTCCTGACATTGTCTTGTACTGTGAACGTCTTGACTCGTTAAACATGGGATTCAGTGATTTTCCCTTGTTAAAACTTATTACAGACGTCTTCGGTTCTGGGATTTGGTTCAACACCATTCTAGTCATGACTCATTCAGCCTCACTTCTTCCTGAAGGCCCCAATGGGTATCCAGTTACCTTTGAATCTCATATTACAAATTGCAGCGAATTGATGCAGCAATTTATTCATCAAGCAGTTTCCGATTCAAAAATTGAGAATCCTGTCCTTCTAGTTGAGAATCACCCCGGTCTGAGAATTCTTCCAAATGGACAGATCTGGAGATCTCAGTTCTTGTTATTATGTGTTTGTACGAAAATACTGAGCGATGTGAACAGTATCCTTCAGTTTGGGGATAGTATTGAACTTGGCTTAGGCTCCTCACAGTCACGACTGCCTTCACTTCCCCACCTTCTCTCATCCTTCCTACGAAAACATTCCATATCCGATTCCTATGCAGCTAATATAAATTCTGAAGACATCTCTTCCTCAGATTCCGATGAAGAATACGATCAACTCCCACCTATTCGGATCCTGTCGAAATCCCAGTTTGAGAAACTGACCAAATCACAGAAAAAAGACTATCTCGATGAGCTGGATTACAGGGAGGTCCTCTTCATGAAGAAGCAATTGAAAGAAGAACGTAGGATGCGGGAAAACAGGAATCCTGAAGAGAATTTGGATACCCCAGAAGCAGTTCCATTACCAGATATGGCGGTTTCTCCAAGTTTCGATTCTGATTGCTCTGTTCATCGATATCGTTACCTTGTAACAGGCGACCAGTGGCTAGCAAGACCTGTTCTCGATCCTCATGGATGGGATCACGATGTGGGATTTGATGGGATAAATTTGGAAACATCCGTCGACTTAAAGAATAATATAGTTTTATCGGTTGCTGGACAAATGAACAAGGACAAAAGGGATTTCAACATTCAGTCAGAATGTGCTGCAGTCTATGTCGATCCTACTAGAGGACATTCGTACAGCCTCGGGCTTGATTTACAATCTGCTGTTAAAGATTTGATGTGTACAGTTAACAGCAATGCAAAGTTAAAATTGCTAAAACACAATACGACAGAGTTTGGGGTTTCGGTTACATCTTTTGGCGATAAACAGTTTTTGGGTGTAAAAGTAGAAGACAGTATTTCTGTAGGGAAGAACATGAATTTGTTAATAAACGCGGGTCGAATGGGAGGTTGTGGACAAGTTGCATATGGTGGGAATCTGGAAGCTACTATAAGGGGTAGAGATTATCCTGTTAGAGATGAGAAGGTTAGCCTGACAATGTCCATTTTATCGTTTAGCAAAGAAATGGTTTTAGGTGGAGGGGTTGAGTCGAACTTACGTGTAAGCCGAGGCACTAAATTGTCAATTAGTGCCAACTTGAATAGTCGAAAGATGGGTCAGGTTTGTTTAAAGACTAGTAGCTCTGACCATGTTGAGATAGCGTTTATTGCAATCTTATCGATCTTTCGGGCTTTGCTAAGAAGAAGACATGCAGATGAGTCCAGCTCAGCCCTACGGAAAGTTGGATAA
- the LOC124911921 gene encoding thiamine-repressible mitochondrial transport protein THI74-like: MGLRYKAGLAFILIVIILWVTSSEVTQEIFKEYEHPFAIAYLGTSLLVLYIPIAFITNGLCKFFGFNSNRSSDQEEDDKSNSSSVLDSPVKAIEIMLEPIVSKPTEYPSEPESLEEGTVALASEPIGGSGLIIIEKTRELTTKEIARLALLLAPLWFTTEYLNNAALARTSVASTTVLTATSALFTLFFSAILKQDTVTLVKAISVFVSMAGVALTTLGKTWSKDKSHLSKFEGKTSVSGDLFALMSAITYALFTVLLKKTTGEKGEKVDMQKLYGYIGFITLFALWWLIWPLSAMGIEVKFKFPHTAKVEGLLFANCFVNSFVCDYFWALGVVWTTPLVAALGVSLTIPLAMVADMVIHGQRYSAVYIVGATLVFMGFVMASFSDWLWQKLKLYPRLCF, encoded by the exons ATGGGTTTGAGATACAAAGCTGGTTTAGCATTCATACTTATTGTTATCATCTTGTGGGTGACATCTTCAGAAGTTACTCAG gaaatatttaaagaatatgAACATCCATTTGCTATAGCATATCTAGGGACATCACTTTTGGTGCTTTACATTCCCATAGCATTCATTACAAATGGATTATGTAAATTCTTTGGATTCAATTCCAATAGAAGTAGTGATCAAGAAGAAGATGACAAATCCAATTCATCCTCTGTTCTTGATTCTCCTGTTAAAGCCATTGAGATTATGCTGGAACCTATTGTTTCCAAACCAACTGAATATCCATCCGAACCCGAGTCTTTGGAGGAGGGCACGGTTGCCTTAGCATCCGAACCTATAGGTGGATCAGGATTAATCATCATCGAAAAAACCCGAGAACTTACAACCAAGGAAATTGCAAGATTAGCCCTTCTTCTTGCCCCTCTTTGGTTCACAACAGAg taTTTGAACAATGCTGCATTGGCGAGAACAAGTGTAGCGAGCACGACGGTATTGACAGCAACTTCAGCCCTTTTCACGCTGTTTTTTAGTGCGATTCTTAAACAAGATACAGTTACTTTGGTGAAAGCGATTTCCGTGTTTGTTAGCATGGCTGGTGTCGCATTGACCACGCTAGGAAAGACATGGTCCAAAGATAAATCACATTTGAGCAAATTCGA GGGAAAAACATCAGTTTCGGGAGATCTTTTCGCGCTCATGTCTGCCATAACTTATGCATTGTTTACTG tgcTTCTTAAGAAGACTACTggagagaaaggagagaaagTGGATATGCAAAAGCTATATGGTTACATTGGATTCATCACTCTTTTTGCACTTTGGTGGCTAA TATGGCCTCTTTCTGCAATGGGTATTGAAGTAAAGTTCAAGTTCCCTCACACAGCTAAAGTGGAAGGATTGCTCTTTGCAAATTGCTTTGTCAATAGCTTTGTCTGCGATTATTTTTG GGCATTGGGAGTGGTTTGGACGACTCCATTAGTGGCTGCTTTAGGCGTGTCCTTAACCATACCTCTGGCCATGGTAGCCGACATGGTGATCCACGGCCAGCGGTATTCGGCTGTTTATATAGTTGGAGCAACTCTT GTATTTATGGGGTTTGTGATGGCTAGCTTCTCTGATTGGTTATGGCAAAAGCTGAAATTATATCCAAGGCTTTgcttctaa